DNA from Debaryomyces hansenii CBS767 chromosome A complete sequence:
ACACTCGAACTATAAGAAGTGGTATTTTGCAGCGCATTTTGAGTTGGATGAAAATGTTAAAGTGAATGAAAAGCAATGGAGATGGTTTAAggattttgcaaaattcaAGTCAAAACTGAATACCCCTTATAACCTCAATGACATACAAGACACAAGTTGCTTATTGGCTATGGAGTACAACTGGCGGCTTAggatgaaaaattataccGATGAAGACTATATCTATCAGATTGCCTTATATCTACTCATATGGGGGGAAGCAAATAACTTACGGTTTATGCCCGAATGTATTTGTTTTATCTACAAGTGTGCctttgattattttgaatcagCGGAATTGGACACCAAGGCCAACGagtttgaatttcttgatacTGTTGTTACTCCCATTTATTCATACATAAGAAATCAACAGTATGAACTAGTGAACAATGTGTGGAAAAAATCAGAAAAGGATCACAGTGATATTATAGGATATGATGACGTGAATCAGTTCTTTTGGTACCGAGGTAATCTCGAAAAGATAATGCTATTGGACAAATCTTTGTTATACGAGTACCCCCGAAACCAAAGATATACCAAGTTTAAATCTATCAAATGGAAGAAATTGTTTTACAAAACATACAGTGAACGCAGAACTTGGCTCCATTTGTTCACAAATTTTAGCAGAGTGTGGGTCATCCATGTCACCATGTTTTGGTACTATACATGCTTTAATTCTCCAACAATCTACACCAAGAATTATGTTCAACTTCTCGATAACAAACCAGCTCCCCAAGTTCAATGGTCGGCAGTAGCTTTAGGTGGGACAGTTGCTTGTTTACTTACTATATTGGCAACCTTGATCGAGTGGTTGTTTGTTCCTAGGAAATGGCCTGGGGCTCAACACTTGTTTTTCAAGTTAGTGCTCCTTGTTTTAATAACTATCATCAATGCAGGTCCCTCAGTTTACATCTTCTTGTTTCTACcgattgataaatattcaaaaatagGTCATATTGTTGGGATAATACAGTTTGTTATATCTATTATCACGTTTCtttattttgcaattgagTCCCCCAATAGgcttttcaatttctttttaaagaaaaactcaaatattatcaagaCCGAAATTTTCACATCATCATTTCCTAAATTACATTTGAGGAATCAGATCTATTCTTATCTACTATGGGTTTGTGTATTCcttgcaaaattttcagaatcATACTTCTTTCTTACATTATCTTTGAGAGACCCAATTCGGGTTCTTTCTATAATGGAAATGACAAGATGCAAAGGAGACATTTTTCTTGGTAATTTACTTTGCAAACAACAAGCTAGGTTCACCTTAATATTGCTATATGTCACAGACTTGGTTTTGTTTTTCCTAGATACGTATCTATGGTACATCATTTGCAATTGCATATTTTCAATCGGactttcattttcattggGTATTTCAATCTTCACGCCATGGAGGAATATCTTTTCAAGATTACCTGAAAGAATCTTTAGCAagattatatatttaaatggAACTTCGAAAATTGATTCTGCATTATTAATCTCACAAATCTGGAATAGTATTGTTCTTTCAATGTATCGAGAACATTTGCTTTCTATTGATcaagttaataaattagtttatcaacaaattaatgTATCAAATGAGGAAAGTATGGACAAGACATATCTAAGGTCTCCTTTGTTCTTTATATTGCAGgatgataattcattaaatttacATGATTTTTTCACTGCTAGTAAAGAAGCTGAAAGGAGAATTTCATTCTTCGCCCAATCTTTATCTAGTCCATTACCAGAACCGTTTCCTATTTTAGCAATTCCAGCATTTACAGTTTTAATTCCTCATTATTCTGAGAAAATTATCCTAAGCTTGAGGGAAATcattaaagaagataagCATTCAAAAGTTTCGTTgcttgaatatttgaaactGTTGCATTCGACTGATTGggaattatttgttgaagaCACGAAAATCCTATCTTTAGTTTCTTCGCAGCCATTGGATTTAGGCGAAGCAGATTTTCCAAGCGAACAACTGCTAAATCATAAACATGAATCAGATCTTGtgaataatcaaattagCGACTTGCCATATTATTGTGTTGGATTTAAGGACTCTTCTCCTGAATATACATTAAGAACAAGAATATGGTCGTCATTAAGATGTCAAACCTTATTTAGAACCATATCTGGTTTCATGAATTACGAAAAGGCTATCAAGCTATTATACaaacttgaaaattacGATTTGGATTCAAATAGTTATTTTGATGTTGATACAGAACTTAATGAATTTGTGCAAAGAAAGTTCAAGTTGTTAATTTCGATGCAAAGGTTTCAAAAGTTTCATGAAAATGAACTTAATGATGCTGAGTTATTATTTGGTATCTATcctcaaattcaaatctcttatttggaagaagaagttaaCGGCGACCAGACAACTTATTACTCAACATTACTTAATGTATCTGAAAAGGATTCTTATGGCAACtataaaaagaaataccGAGTTAAACTATCGGGAAATCCAATATTAGGCGATGGGAAGTCTGACAACCAAAATAACTGTATCATTTTTTATCGAGGTGAATATATCCAAGTCATCGATGCAAACCAAGATAATTATCTTGAAGAATGCCTTAAAATTAAGTCAGTATTAgctgaatttgaagaaatagacATGGATCCTTCGTCTGAATATGTTCCAGGAATCTTTCTGGAAAATCTCAAAGATCCAGTAGCAATTTTGGGTGCTAgggaatatatattttcagAAAATATAGGAGTGCTAGGCGATATTGCAGCTGGGAAGGAGCAAACATTTGGTACATTATTTGCTCGTACTTTAGCTGAAATCGGTGGGAAATTGCATTACGGGCACCCTGACTTTTTGAACGGGATATTCATGACAACTAGAGGTGGAGTCTCTAAAGCCCAAAAAGGGTTACATTTAAATGAGGATATATATGCTGGTATGACAGCTGTCTGTCGTGGAGGTAGAATTAAACATTGCGATTACTATCAATGTGGGAAAGGTCGAGATCTTGGTTTCGGTACTATATTGAACTTTACTACAAAAATAGGAGCTGGTATGGGGGAACAAATATTGTCTCGTGAATATTATTACCTAGGTACTCAGCTTCCAATTGATAGATTCTTGTCTTTCTATTATGCCCACGCTGGATTTCATATTAACAATCTTTTCATTATGTTATCGGTACACTTGTTTATGTTGGTTTTAGTTAACCTTGGATCTTTAAAACATGAATCAGTGGTTTGTATGTACGATCTGAATATTCCATTTACTGATTTACAGGTGCCGTTGGGATGTTATAATTTGCAACCCGTTTTAAATTGGGTATCGAGATTTGTTCTTTCTGTATTCATCTGctttttcatttcatttataccgttaatttttcaggaattgattgaaaaaggGTTTATTAAAGCAATTTatagaatatttcatcattttgtTTCGTTGGCACcattttttgaagtttttgTGTGTCAGATTTATGCAAAGTCGTTGAAAGACAATATAACATTTGGAGGGGCTAAATATGTTGCTACTGGGAGAGGTTTTGCTACTTCTCGAATATCGTTTAATACATTATACAGTAGATATGCTTCAACATCAATTTATTCAGGATCAACGGTATTTTTGATTGTTATATTTGCATCCTTATCCATGTGGCAACCTTCGTTGCTATGGTTTTGCATAACTTTTGTTTCTATGTGCCTTGCACCTTTTATCTTTAATCCTCATCAATTTTCCTGGGGtgattttttcattgattaCAGAGAATTTTTAAGATGGCTTTCAAGGGGTAACTCTAGCTGGCATAGAAATTCATGGATTGGTTTTATAAGGTCTCATAGAGCCAAATATACAGGttataaaaaaaatgcTCTAGGAGAAGTTGGCCAAAGAATAAACGATGCATCAAGAAGGCCTTCAAGATGGAATAGTTTCATTGACCAAATTGTCATACCATTAATTTGCATTGTTTGCTACTTGGTTCCTTATATGTTCATTAACGCGCAAAATGGTGTTTCCAACCCTAGTCGGGTGAACCCATTATTCAGGATCATTATACTATGCTTTATTCCAATAATCTTTAGtattttgataactttACTTTTGTTTGTTTTTTCGTGCACTTTGGGACCTATTCTATCATGCTGCTGTACAAGGGTGCCAAGCTTCATCGCTAGCTTTGCTCATTTGATGTCGGTGTTAATAAACCTagttaattttgaagtattCTTGTATCTAGAAGGGCTAAATTTTACGAGAACTTTATGTGGGTTTATTTGTATGATTGCAATTCAAAAGACAATATTACAATTCACAATGTCAATTTGTCTATCCCGTGAATTAAAAGATGATTATAGTAACCGGGCGTGGTGGTCAGGGAAATGGATAACTAGTGGATTAGGTTGGCTTGTCATAACTCAACCCTTACGTGAGTTTATTGTTAAAATATGTGAAATGAATCTATATGCCTACGATTTTATTTTAGCACATTGTCTCCTATTTGTCATGGGCCCCGTATTATTAATTCCTTTTATAGATAAATGGCATTCAAGTATGCTATTCTGGTTCAAACCTACAAAGCAATTCAGAGAACCTATCCTATCCAAAAGGCAACGAAGGAAACGAAAGctaaaaattttaaaatatagCTTCCTATTCTTCACATTAATGCTTTGTTTTATTGCATTGATCTTGGCGCCAGTCCTCGCCGAAAGCTATATACCCAACTTTAGAAGACAACTACCTTCATTTATTGCAGAGATTATTCAGCCCAAccatcaaaataataatgatactGGCGATAACGCTCCTAGAACTGTCCTAAGAGCCAAACCAAATCAATGAAATGATTTGCACGTGACTTGTTGGAACTTTTTGAATCACTAGGTGTTTACAAAATAGATCAAGAATCAACAGAAGgttgattcaaaataaataccTTACCAATTAATAATTAAGGGCACATGAGCCTATATAGTAACGTGTAGATGAATTCTATCAATCGAAATCCCAAGCCTATTTCAAGAAAGCCATCATCGTTCAGATCGGGATTGAACATAACTCCCACAACTAACAGAGCAGGGAGATTCTCCAGCAAAAGTGACTTACTAGCTCGATTCCAAGACAATGAAgacaataatgaagaagacaatATATTCGAAGGGGATgcatttgaagatttacctattgaagatgaatttaaaaCTTTAAAGATTAGTGCtaatgaattggaaacGTTAAGATTAAAGAAAGACCGTGTTTCAAACgatagtaataatattaataatagaattcatcaattccaAGACGAAGATCCTGATGATCTAGGTTTTGGAGACGAGGATTTTGTCCGTGATGATTTGCAGTTAAACTATAGAACAACTCTAAATGAACCGGATGATGacgaattgaaattatcacCCGGGACTATATCTACTTCGTCGCCAAAGCCAAGAATGAGGagtaaatcattatctgAATATAGTGAAGATACAAATGATACTGATGTAACCTCACAATTTAATGAcgatgattttgatgatattaatgatgttgatgatatattC
Protein-coding regions in this window:
- a CDS encoding DEHA2A07326p (similar to uniprot|Q04952 Saccharomyces cerevisiae YMR306w FKS3 or uniprot|P38631 Saccharomyces cerevisiae YLR342W FKS1 Catalytic subunit of 1 3-beta -D-glucan synthase or uniprot|P40989 Saccharomyces cerevisiae YGR032W GSC2 Catalytic subunit of 1 3-beta -glucan synthase), coding for MHSQTSADAYREFSIYQSMGSGIYDALEGETEMNGVENGGMIEEVDGEEDNGIVSEVSDIEGSTYCNGIKEEATPYPSWCIQNGAPINKDEIWQIFLTLGNMFGFQSDSQSNIYDLFMTSLDSRSSRMSCKLALLSLHADYIGGEHSNYKKWYFAAHFELDENVKVNEKQWRWFKDFAKFKSKSNTPYNLNDIQDTSCLLAMEYNWRLRMKNYTDEDYIYQIALYLLIWGEANNLRFMPECICFIYKCAFDYFESAELDTKANEFEFLDTVVTPIYSYIRNQQYELVNNVWKKSEKDHSDIIGYDDVNQFFWYRGNLEKIMLLDKSLLYEYPRNQRYTKFKSIKWKKLFYKTYSERRTWLHLFTNFSRVWVIHVTMFWYYTCFNSPTIYTKNYVQLLDNKPAPQVQWSAVALGGTVACLLTILATLIEWLFVPRKWPGAQHLFFKLVLLVLITIINAGPSVYIFLFLPIDKYSKIGHIVGIIQFVISIITFLYFAIESPNRLFNFFLKKNSNIIKTEIFTSSFPKLHLRNQIYSYLLWVCVFLAKFSESYFFLTLSLRDPIRVLSIMEMTRCKGDIFLGNLLCKQQARFTLILLYVTDLVLFFLDTYLWYIICNCIFSIGLSFSLGISIFTPWRNIFSRLPERIFSKIIYLNGTSKIDSALLISQIWNSIVLSMYREHLLSIDQVNKLVYQQINVSNEESMDKTYLRSPLFFILQDDNSLNLHDFFTASKEAERRISFFAQSLSSPLPEPFPILAIPAFTVLIPHYSEKIILSLREIIKEDKHSKVSLLEYLKSLHSTDWELFVEDTKILSLVSSQPLDLGEADFPSEQSLNHKHESDLVNNQISDLPYYCVGFKDSSPEYTLRTRIWSSLRCQTLFRTISGFMNYEKAIKLLYKLENYDLDSNSYFDVDTELNEFVQRKFKLLISMQRFQKFHENELNDAELLFGIYPQIQISYLEEEVNGDQTTYYSTLLNVSEKDSYGNYKKKYRVKLSGNPILGDGKSDNQNNCIIFYRGEYIQVIDANQDNYLEECLKIKSVLAEFEEIDMDPSSEYVPGIFSENLKDPVAILGAREYIFSENIGVLGDIAAGKEQTFGTLFARTLAEIGGKLHYGHPDFLNGIFMTTRGGVSKAQKGLHLNEDIYAGMTAVCRGGRIKHCDYYQCGKGRDLGFGTILNFTTKIGAGMGEQILSREYYYLGTQLPIDRFLSFYYAHAGFHINNLFIMLSVHLFMLVLVNLGSLKHESVVCMYDSNIPFTDLQVPLGCYNLQPVLNWVSRFVLSVFICFFISFIPLIFQELIEKGFIKAIYRIFHHFVSLAPFFEVFVCQIYAKSLKDNITFGGAKYVATGRGFATSRISFNTLYSRYASTSIYSGSTVFLIVIFASLSMWQPSLLWFCITFVSMCLAPFIFNPHQFSWGDFFIDYREFLRWLSRGNSSWHRNSWIGFIRSHRAKYTGYKKNALGEVGQRINDASRRPSRWNSFIDQIVIPLICIVCYLVPYMFINAQNGVSNPSRVNPLFRIIILCFIPIIFSILITLLLFVFSCTLGPILSCCCTRVPSFIASFAHLMSVLINLVNFEVFLYLEGLNFTRTLCGFICMIAIQKTILQFTMSICLSRELKDDYSNRAWWSGKWITSGLGWLVITQPLREFIVKICEMNLYAYDFILAHCLLFVMGPVLLIPFIDKWHSSMLFWFKPTKQFREPILSKRQRRKRKLKILKYSFLFFTLMLCFIALILAPVLAESYIPNFRRQLPSFIAEIIQPNHQNNNDTGDNAPRTVLRAKPNQ